The Candidatus Desulfofervidus auxilii DNA segment GCCCGCATTATAGCTATTGCTGATGCCTATGATGCTCTAACAATAGGCAGGCCTTACAAATCTCCGTTAAGTAAAAATGAGGCACTGCTGGAAATCAAGAAATGTGCTGGCTCTCAGTTTGATGAGGAATTGGTTGAGGTATTTATAGAGGAGATTAAAAAAAATGATAGGGAAATTAATCAGATGCATTAACTGCAATGAAGTAATGAATATCACAGAATGGGATTCTTGCCCCCAATACACATATGATAATGGAAAAGTTAAGGAGATAGAAGTAGATGATAAAAAAGAGTTTTTGCGAAGACACAAAGGGCATAAAATAGAAGAGTTGATTCCTATAACTCCTCCTATAAGTGAGAAACCTTACACAGAACCCATAAAGACATGCTATTTTGAAGCTACCAATGGTAACGAAAGATTTTTGATAAAAAAGTGGCGAGACAAAATTGATAGTCCCTTTATTTATGAGATTATAAAAGGAAGGATAGAGATAAAGAATATTGAAGTCCAAGTCCAAGCTGAAGCAATAAAAAAGCAGATCCAGAGGGCGAAGGACTTTTGTATTTCTGAAGAAAAACTCAATAATTTTATTAAGGTCATCCAAAAAGAAGTCAAAAAATTGGACCCCCAAACACTTGAGGTGTGTGCTGAAGGGGAAAGTCCTTCCATCTCTTATTGCAAACTAAGCGATGATTGTGTAAAAGGCATCTTAAAAAAATGCCAAGACAAATTTAACTTGCAAGAGCTTAATTTTTTAAAAAATTTTATCTCCCAAAATAACTTCTATAATGATGTAATGACTTTAATAGTAAAGAAAAATTTCTTTATAAACGCCGAAGAAGAAAGAATTCCCTGCCGCTGTGTTGCCCAAAGAAGAGCATAATTAAACTTGGTTATAAAAATCTCTTATTTTTTTGACTATATATTCTTGTTGTTTGATAGTTAACTCGGGATACATGGGAAGGGCTAGCGTCTCTTTAGATGCTCGTTCAGTTTGAGGGAAATCTCCTCTTTTGTAGCCTAAAGAAGAAAGAGACTCCTGCAAATGCAATGGTAGAGGATAGTAAATCGCACAACCAATACCTTGAGTCTTTAGATATTTTAAGAGTTGGTCTCTTTTTTGAACACGGACCACATACTGATGAAAAACATGATTGCTCTGTTTAATTTTAGGAGGGATTATGAAATCTAAAAGACCAGTCTCAGAAAATAATTGATAATAACGTTGTGCACACTCTGCCCTTTTTTTATTCCATGCATCTAGATATTTAAATTTTACCAAAAGGATGGCTGCCTGTAATTCATCTAAACGAAAATTACCTCCAATAAGTTTATGATAATATTTAGAAGAGGCACCATGTACTCTAAGCATTTTTATCTTTTCATAAATAGGTTTCACTTTTGTCACTACCATGCCACCATCACCATAACCACCTAAATTTTTGGAGGGGAAAAAGGAAAAGCAACCTATGTCACCCAAACTCCCTGTTTTTTTTTGCTTATATTCTGCTCCTATGGCCTGAGCGGCGTCTTCAATAATTTTCAGATTATATTTTCTAGCTATATCAATAATAGCTTGCATTTCACAACATTGGCCAAAGAGATGAACAGGAATGACGGCCTTAGTACGGGGGGTAATTTTTTCTTCAATTTGATTTACATCTATATTAAACGTATCTAACTCAATATCCACAAATACGGGTTTTGCACCCAAACGAACTATCGAACCAACCGTGGCAAAGAAAGTGTAAGGAACAGTGATAACTTCATCACCTGGTTGAATATCAATAGCCATTAATGACACCAGCAGGGCATCACTACCTGAAGAGACACCTATAGCATAATCACAACCGCAATAATGTGCAATTTTTTTCTCTAATGTCTCAACATGTCCATTGAGAATAAAATGCTGACTTTCTAATACTTTATCCAGTGCCTGTTTGATTTCTGATTTTATACTCTGATATTGTATTTTGAGGTCTAATAAAGGAATATTCATGCCTTTTATATACTCTGACGTTTTATTTTTTCTACTGCATCAATAGAGCGAATAGCATTTATCACCGCTTGGAATTGCTCCCTGTCCTTTACTTCTACTACAAATGAAAAAAAAGCACGGTGGTCTGAGGTAGTCTTTGTCTTAGAAGCAATGATATTGGCCTTTACCTTGGCCACTGCCCCACTTATTTCTGCTAAAAGCCCTACTTTGTCACTACATTTTATCTCTATTTTAACAGGATAAACCTGATTGGTTCTTTCTCCCCAAGTTACTTCCACTAATCTGTTGGGGTCGGCACTCAAAAGATTCCTACAATTAGCATGATGAACAGTAATTCCATGACCTTTAGTAATATAACCTACAATCTCATCACCAGGCAGTGGACAGCAACAGCGAGCTATTTTGACCAAAACACCTTCTACCCCCTTTACCTTAATATCAGAGGAAGGTGTTTTTTGGGAAATAACTTGTTTTTCTTTTTTTTCTTCAAGGGGAGGAAGAAGGCGGCGGATAATTTGTTTCACAGATAGCTTTCCATAACCTACGGCTAAAATAAGATCTTCTGTGGTTTTGAAAGAAAGTTTTTTGGCTATCTTAGTAAACTCAGGGCTGTTGAAGATTTTGGGGAAATCCAATCCGTATTTTTTGAATTCCTTTTCACATAATTCTTTTCCCAAAGAAAATCCTTGTTCTCGCTCTAGGTTACGTAAATAGTGTTTAATGCGCGTCCGAGCCCTTGGGGTTTTAACAAATTTAAGCCAATCTTTGCTGGGATGTTGTTTGGGTGAAGTAGTAACTTCCACCACATCTCCAGTATTTAGCTTGTAGCGTAATGGCACTAGACGACCATTTACCTTTACCGCAGCACAATGGTGTCCTATCTCTGAATGGATGCTATAAGCAAAATCTATAGCTGTAGAACCAGCAGGCAAGGCCTTAACATCTCCTTTAGGAGTAAACACATAGACTTCTTCCGGGAAAAGGTCTGTTTTAACTGCTTCCAAAAACTCGCGGGGTTCTTTTAACTCCCTTTGCCATTCTAAAATTTGCCTTAACCAAGCAAAACGCCTGACTTCTTCTTCATCCCCCTCTTTCCCTTCTTTATAACGCCAATGGGCAGCAATACCTTCTTCAGCCAGACGATGCATTTCTTCTGTGCGAATTTGGATCTCGATACGACCACCATAAGGTCCTATCACTGTAGTGTGCAAACTTTGATACATATTTGGTTTAGGCATGGCAATATAATCTTTAAATCTCCCAGGAATAGGTTTCCAAAGAGAATGCACCATACCTAAAGTTTCATAACATTCTTTAATAGTGTTAACGATGATTCTAAAGGCTACCAGGTCATAAATTTGGTTTAAGTCAATTTGTTGTTTATTCATTTTCCGATAGATACTAAAGATACTCTTAGTCCGGCCTTCTATACGCCCTTTTATGCCTAAATCCTCTAATTTATTCTGAAGAATGGTCTTGATTTCCCCAATATATCTTTTTTCTTCTTCTTTGCGTCGGGCAATACCTTGGGAAATACGCTGATAGGTCTTTGTATCTGAATAATAAAGCGATAAATCTTCCAATTCTGTTCTTAACCATCCTATACCTAAACGGGCAGCCAGAGGGGCATAAATTTCCAAAGTTTCTTTGGCAATTAATTTCTGTTTTTCAGGAGGCAAATAACCCAAGGTTTGCATATTGTGCAATCTATCTGCTAACTTGACCAAAATTACACGAATGTCTTGAGCCATGGCCAAAATCATCTTTCGTATATTTTCAGCATGGCGTTTTCTCTTTGAGGAAAAGGAAATTTTGCTCAATTTGGTTAAACCATCAATAATAACTGCAATTTCTTCCCCAAATTGATTTTTTATATCTTCAATGGTTACCAGGGTATCTTCTACTGTGTCATGCAAAAGCCCACAGACTACAGTAATTACATCCAAACGCATCTTGGCCAAAATAAAAGCCACATTTAAAGGATGAGATAAGTAAGGCTCACCGGAAAGACGCAGTTGTCCCTTATGAGCTTTAGCGGCATAAATATAAGCCTTTCTAAATAAAGAAACATCTGCATTAGGATTATAACTTAAAACCCTATCTATAATGTCCTCAATGCGTATCATAATCAAAGTGTTTGCATTATTTTTTCAATATTTAATTTTAATTCAGTTATGGGAATAAGTAAAGTTTCACCTGTTTTTCTTATTTTGACTTCCACTTTCTCCTTTTTTAAATCTCTACCTAAGGTAATCCTTAAAGGTATTCCAATTAAATCTGCGTCTTTGAACTTAATTCCAGGCCGTTCATCCCGATTATCATAAAAAACTTGCCAATGAGAAGAAAGTTGTCCATATAATTTTTCAGCAGTCTCTAGAACCTTCTGATTTTTGGTATCTATGGCTAAAAGATAAATCTGAAAAGGAGCAATAGATAAAGGGAAAATAATTCCATTTTCATCATGATGTTGTTCAATGATAGCAGCTAAGGTGCGTCCAATGCCAATTCCATAACAACCCATGATTATAAATTGTTCTTTACCTTGGGCATCTAAATAAGTAGCCTTTAATGCCTCACTATATTTTGTGCCTAGTTTAAAAATATGTCCTACTTCTATGCCTTTTTTAAATTCTAATTCGCCTCTACAGCGAGGGCATCTGTCTTCAGAAGTAATAAATCGCACATCAGCAAACTGACTAATTTTAAAATCATCTAAATTCACATTGATAAAATGGTAATCCGTTTTATTGGCCCCGGTGACAAAATTGACCATGTTTTTCAAACTATTATCAGCAATGATGGGTATGTTTAATCCTATAGGACCGGCAAATCCTACTTCGGCCTTTGTCAGGTTCTTTACAATTCCTGGTGGGGCCATAATTAGGGTCTTACAATCTAATAGACGCTGAAGTTTGATTTCATTAATATCATGATCACCTCTAACCAAGACAGCCACAGGTTTTTCATCTGCTAAATAAATTATGGTTTTGACTATTTTTTGAGGGGAGACATTGAGAAACTCTGTTATTTCTTCTACCGTATGTTTATTGGGTGTGTGTATTTCCTTTCTGGATTTAGGCCTTTCAGATGGAGAAATAGCCGGAGTTACTACTTCTGCCTTTTCAATATTAGCTGCATAATCACAGTTTTGGCAAAATACAATAGTATCTTCTCCTACCTCTGCCAACACCATAAATTCATGTGAAAAACTTCCACCAATAGTGCCTGTTTCTGCCTCTACTACTTTAAAATCAAGATCACAGCGAGTAAAGATGTTTTTATAGACATCATACATTTGCCAATAGGTTTTTTCGGCATTTCTATCATCTATGTCAAAACTGTAACCATCTTTCATGATAAATTCTCTACTGCGCATCAGACCAAAACGGGGGCGGATTTCATCACGAAATTTAGTCTGAATCTGATAAAGATTTAAGGGAAGGTCTCTATAAGACCTCACTTCTTTTCTCACTAAATCAGTAATCACTTCTTCATGAGTGGGTCCCATACAATAAAAACGTTCATGGCGGTCTTTAAATCGCAACAATTCTTTCCCATATCTTTCCCAACGTCCTGATGCCTGCCATAATTCGGCAGGTTGCACTGTAGGCAAAAGCACTTCCTGTGCACCTGCTCTATTCATTTCTTCCCTCACAATATTTTCTACTTTCCGTAGGGCAGTTAAACCAAAGGGTAAATAAGAATAAATCCCAGCAGTCAACTTGCGAATCATTCCTGCACGGAGCATTAACCTATGACTATTTATCTCTGCCTCAGATGGTGTTTCTTTTAAAGTAGGAAGAAAATAACGAGAATAGTACATAACAAACCCTCCCTCTATTTTAACTCTTTTATATACTACTCTGCCTCTGGTGCAAATAGAAGGTGCTTATAAAAATGAAACTCTTGCAAACCTGTCTGCCGACAGGCAGGAAGGTTATTAAAAAGAAAAATGGCTTGACATGATTTGATTCATTGATATAGTAAAATTTTGCTAAATTTAGGGAAAACGAGATAGGAAAGTGAATTTTTTTTTAAAAAATCTTTTCTTTTGTTTAATTTTCTCCTGCTGGTTAAGTCCTGTTTGGGCCTTAAATACCTCTGAACTTATAGATAAGTTAGAAAGACAGTGTGCTTCTCTAAATACTATCCAGATGGATTTTATCCAAAAGACAAAGGTCATTACTGCCAGACCCCCTAGAGAAAAAAAATTTCAAGGTGTTATGTATCTTAAAAGACCTGGGAAGATGCGCTGGGATTATAAACCTCCTAAAGATTATCACATAATAAGTGATGGAGAAAAAATTTGGTTTTATGATGAAAAGACAAAACAAGTAATGGTGGGTAAGTTAGAGGCCTATCTGGATAAACATCTCATTTCTTCTCTTTTTTTGAATATTAAAAATGTAAAAAATTTCTTTTATATAAATGGGGAAGAAGAAAAAGATTGTTTTAAGTTAACCTTAACTCCCCATGAACCCAGGCCTCAGCTAGGAAAAATTTTTGTATGGGTTGAAAAAAAGGAACTTCAGATAGTGAAAATCCAATTAACTGATTTATATGGAAATGTTAATGTCTTAAATTTTACTAAAATTACGCTTAATCCTGCTTTAAAAGATTCATTATTTAATTTTCAGCCACCGCCAGGAGTAGAAAAAATCCGCCTTCCGTATTAGCCATGGCAGGGCTACGTCAAAGTCAGGCCATAAGTAATTTAACAAAAAGAACAAACGTTTAAATATGGTCTAAAAAATCCAAATTTCAAAATCCAAATGCCAAATGGAATCCAAATGTCTAAATGCTAAAACATTAAATCAGTGAGTAGTGAAATAGTGAGGGAATGAAATAGTCAAATGTAGTGGAATTGGGGTCTATAATTAAAAGTGAGAGTAAAAAATAGGGAATGAAATTAAGAAGCCTTCTTTATGTGATATAAATGATAAATGGCTAGGGGAACATTTGTGGCTAACGGGGTCAGTCAATAATGTTGAATTATTGTGACTCGGTTTGAATTGCCGGATGTTCTCCTGCCAATACCCTGTCTAATGGAAAGGTGCCTTTAAGTGGCTATTATAGACGGGATAAAGGTATTGGCAGAGCCATAAAATATCAAACATAAAGGAGGGTGAGGCGTGAAAAGGTTATCTGGAGGAATCGATATTGGCAGTGATAATCATCACATAATTATCATGGATGATGAAGAACAGATTTTGTATGACCAGAAGATAGCACACAAATTCAGTGAATTTTATAAGGCAGTTAGAGAATTTAGAGAGATTGAGAAAAGAGAAGGTGGGATAATATCATTTGCAATTGAAGGAAAGAATGGATACGGAGCACCATTTGATCGGATACTTATAGAGAGCGGATTCACCTTATACAATGTAGATAATTTAAAATTAAAACAATTTCGGAATGTATTTGGGGCAGAATGGCGTAACGATAAAAGGGACGCAAAAATGTTAGCAAAAATGCTGAAATTAAGAGATTATTTAGACGCTGAAAATGAAAAGGCATTCATTGCGGTAGAGAAGGCAACAAAAATCAATGAAAAGTTAAAGATTCTGTCTCGGCATCAACAAACCCTGATAGATGAGAAGATAAGGTTGCAAAACAGGCTTCGAAAAAGGCTATTAGAAGTATCTCCTGAGATATTAGAGATTGGTGATACAGACAGCAAGAAGATGTTGAGGCTTCTGGTAAGGTATCCTGATTTTTCGAGATATAAGNNNNNNNNNNNNNNNNNNNNNNNNNNNNNNNNNNNNNNNNNNAAAAAACAGGCCTCTTTAATGTTAGAAAGTCTTCGCAACACAAAATACGTCGAAGAACTGGCAGATATATACAAAACGATTATATCATCTC contains these protein-coding regions:
- a CDS encoding DegT/DnrJ/EryC1/StrS family aminotransferase, giving the protein MNIPLLDLKIQYQSIKSEIKQALDKVLESQHFILNGHVETLEKKIAHYCGCDYAIGVSSGSDALLVSLMAIDIQPGDEVITVPYTFFATVGSIVRLGAKPVFVDIELDTFNIDVNQIEEKITPRTKAVIPVHLFGQCCEMQAIIDIARKYNLKIIEDAAQAIGAEYKQKKTGSLGDIGCFSFFPSKNLGGYGDGGMVVTKVKPIYEKIKMLRVHGASSKYYHKLIGGNFRLDELQAAILLVKFKYLDAWNKKRAECAQRYYQLFSETGLLDFIIPPKIKQSNHVFHQYVVRVQKRDQLLKYLKTQGIGCAIYYPLPLHLQESLSSLGYKRGDFPQTERASKETLALPMYPELTIKQQEYIVKKIRDFYNQV
- a CDS encoding RelA/SpoT family protein, which translates into the protein MIRIEDIIDRVLSYNPNADVSLFRKAYIYAAKAHKGQLRLSGEPYLSHPLNVAFILAKMRLDVITVVCGLLHDTVEDTLVTIEDIKNQFGEEIAVIIDGLTKLSKISFSSKRKRHAENIRKMILAMAQDIRVILVKLADRLHNMQTLGYLPPEKQKLIAKETLEIYAPLAARLGIGWLRTELEDLSLYYSDTKTYQRISQGIARRKEEEKRYIGEIKTILQNKLEDLGIKGRIEGRTKSIFSIYRKMNKQQIDLNQIYDLVAFRIIVNTIKECYETLGMVHSLWKPIPGRFKDYIAMPKPNMYQSLHTTVIGPYGGRIEIQIRTEEMHRLAEEGIAAHWRYKEGKEGDEEEVRRFAWLRQILEWQRELKEPREFLEAVKTDLFPEEVYVFTPKGDVKALPAGSTAIDFAYSIHSEIGHHCAAVKVNGRLVPLRYKLNTGDVVEVTTSPKQHPSKDWLKFVKTPRARTRIKHYLRNLEREQGFSLGKELCEKEFKKYGLDFPKIFNSPEFTKIAKKLSFKTTEDLILAVGYGKLSVKQIIRRLLPPLEEKKEKQVISQKTPSSDIKVKGVEGVLVKIARCCCPLPGDEIVGYITKGHGITVHHANCRNLLSADPNRLVEVTWGERTNQVYPVKIEIKCSDKVGLLAEISGAVAKVKANIIASKTKTTSDHRAFFSFVVEVKDREQFQAVINAIRSIDAVEKIKRQSI
- a CDS encoding proline--tRNA ligase yields the protein MYYSRYFLPTLKETPSEAEINSHRLMLRAGMIRKLTAGIYSYLPFGLTALRKVENIVREEMNRAGAQEVLLPTVQPAELWQASGRWERYGKELLRFKDRHERFYCMGPTHEEVITDLVRKEVRSYRDLPLNLYQIQTKFRDEIRPRFGLMRSREFIMKDGYSFDIDDRNAEKTYWQMYDVYKNIFTRCDLDFKVVEAETGTIGGSFSHEFMVLAEVGEDTIVFCQNCDYAANIEKAEVVTPAISPSERPKSRKEIHTPNKHTVEEITEFLNVSPQKIVKTIIYLADEKPVAVLVRGDHDINEIKLQRLLDCKTLIMAPPGIVKNLTKAEVGFAGPIGLNIPIIADNSLKNMVNFVTGANKTDYHFINVNLDDFKISQFADVRFITSEDRCPRCRGELEFKKGIEVGHIFKLGTKYSEALKATYLDAQGKEQFIIMGCYGIGIGRTLAAIIEQHHDENGIIFPLSIAPFQIYLLAIDTKNQKVLETAEKLYGQLSSHWQVFYDNRDERPGIKFKDADLIGIPLRITLGRDLKKEKVEVKIRKTGETLLIPITELKLNIEKIMQTL
- the lolA gene encoding outer membrane lipoprotein chaperone LolA; the encoded protein is MNFFLKNLFFCLIFSCWLSPVWALNTSELIDKLERQCASLNTIQMDFIQKTKVITARPPREKKFQGVMYLKRPGKMRWDYKPPKDYHIISDGEKIWFYDEKTKQVMVGKLEAYLDKHLISSLFLNIKNVKNFFYINGEEEKDCFKLTLTPHEPRPQLGKIFVWVEKKELQIVKIQLTDLYGNVNVLNFTKITLNPALKDSLFNFQPPPGVEKIRLPY
- a CDS encoding IS110 family transposase, whose translation is MKRLSGGIDIGSDNHHIIIMDDEEQILYDQKIAHKFSEFYKAVREFREIEKREGGIISFAIEGKNGYGAPFDRILIESGFTLYNVDNLKLKQFRNVFGAEWRNDKRDAKMLAKMLKLRDYLDAENEKAFIAVEKATKINEKLKILSRHQQTLIDEKIRLQNRLRKRLLEVSPEILEIGDTDSKKMLRLLVRYPDFSRYK